In Meleagris gallopavo isolate NT-WF06-2002-E0010 breed Aviagen turkey brand Nicholas breeding stock chromosome 5, Turkey_5.1, whole genome shotgun sequence, a single window of DNA contains:
- the FADD gene encoding FAS-associated death domain protein, whose product MDPFLALLNSLSACLSDSELRDLKFLCQDKIGKRKLESVQSFRELCNFLMEQQLISRHNVDLLKSMFKSIKREDLILRLEHFIEEEEASAPDEWPDMKERRLQKVVIEVICENVGRDWKKLMRKLDLSEVKIERIEVAKPRDLQEQLAQSLREWQKFKGKDAKVTDLIKALRDCNMNLVADIAEQKLSRLNTENM is encoded by the exons ATGGATCCCTTTCTGGCTCTGCTGAATTCTTTGTCCGCCTGTCTGTCTGACAGCGAGCTGCGCGACCTGAAGTTTCTGTGCCAGGACAAAATTGGGAAAAGGAAGCTGGAGTCTGTCCAGAGCTTCAGGGAGCTCTGCAACTTCCTCATGGAGCAGCAGCTGATTTCAAGGCACAATGTAGACTTGCTTAAAAGCATGTTTAAGAGCATTAAAAGAGAAGACTTGATCTTACGGCTGGAGCATTTCATAGAGGAGGAAGAAGCCAGCGCTCCTGATGAGTGGCCTGACATGAAGGAAAGAC GTTTGCAGAAGGTAGTTATCGAAGTTATATGCGAAAACGTTGGGAGAGACTGGAAAAAGCTGATGCGAAAACTTGACctttctgaagtgaaaatagAGAGAATAGAAGTAGCCAAACCACGTGATTTGCAGGAGCAATTGGCTCAGTCACTTCGAGAGTGGCAGAAATTTAAGGGCAAAGATGCAAAGGTGACTGACCTAATAAAGGCTCTTCGAGACTGTAATATGAATTTAGTGGCAGACATAGCTGAACAGAAGCTCTCACGTCTGAACACAGAAAACATGTGA